The Staphylococcus saprophyticus subsp. saprophyticus ATCC 15305 = NCTC 7292 genome contains the following window.
GACCACCACTGATAGACAACATAACGGTCACAACAACACCCACAACGGCTAATACGATTCCCGCTTCAAATACGGTAACTGTCGTTAAGTGCACTTCCCCTAATAACGGTAATTGTACATAAGCATCTGTTTGGTAAAGGAACGGTTTACCAAAGAACATAGGTACAACAGCAGTGAGAAATGATAGTAATGAACCACAAATCATTAGAATTCTAAAATCAAGCGGTAACGCTACTAATACTTGTTTAACATCAAAAGCCAAGAACATTAGTAAAAACGCTGAACTAAACACGAGACCGCCGATAAATCCGCCACCTGGATTATTATGACCTGCCAAAAACAAGTAGAATCCAAATGTTAACAAAATAAACACAACGATCTTCGTTACGGTTTTTAATACAACATCATTCTCTTTCATCTTGACCCCTCCGTTCTTTAAAGTTAAGTAGCGTATAAATACCTAATCCGGCAATAATGAGTACCATACCTTCAAACAATGTATCTATGGCACGAAAATCCCCAAGAATTGCATTCACGATATTTTTACCACCTGTTAATTTATATGCATCATGATAGAATGTTGAAATTGTTGGCATCGAATCACCTTGTTGTGCAATAAATACAAGTGTAACAACAATGACTGCCATTAATAATGAAACGATAATTTTGACTGCTTCACGTTTTTTATTAACTTTCGCACGTGGTACGTTAGGCAGTCTAGAGAAACTAACAATAAATAGAATTGTTGTTATTGTTTCTACTACTAATTGCGTTAACGCTAAATCTGGTGCTTTCATTAAGATAAAGAATATCGTTACACAATAACCAATAATCCCATTAAGGACAACCATAGTTAAACGTTGTCTAATAAAGGTGAGTGCAATACCCAGGACGAATACAACAATTAACGTAATGACCTCTATCGGACCGAAATCACTTACATGAATTTGATGTACTTCTGGGAAACCAGCTTGAATCATACCGTAGATGACAACCATACTAAAAATGAGCAAGGTAATCGTAATATAATGATTCAAACGGTTATTCATTAATGAGCGAATACCATAACCAGAATAATGTTCAAATTGTTTATATGAACCTAAATATAAATCAGTAATCGTTTTTACTTTCACTTGATTTGCATACTTTTTCCAATTAATTCTAAGTGCCATGATAAATCCGACTACTATCACAATTAAGCTTAAGATTAACGGTAAGTTAAAGCCATGCCATTGTGATACATGCGGTGCAACTTGATCTACTTTTTCTCCAATTGTGATACTTCGTAATGCCGGTAAAATGATATTATGTCCAAATAGATTAGGAATAAAGAATATGACCGGTAACAAAATCATCATAATTGCAGAAGGTAGCGTGAATAAAAATGGTTCATGCGGTGATTTTTTTGGTAAGTCTGCTTGTTGATAGTCTCCCCAGAATACTTCTTTGATCATATAAACACCATAAACCAATGTGAATATACTTGCGATCACACCGATTACAGTAATGATAACTGTAAGCGTGAGATTAAATTGAGGTAATTCAACTGTACTTACTAATCCATCAAAGAACATCTCTTTACTTAAAAAGCCATTTAAAAACGGTATACCTGCCATAGATAAAGCAGATAGTAACATCACAATGTGTGTGATTGGAAATACTTTTTTCAAACCAGATAAACGGCGAATATCCCTTGTACCCGTTTCATGGTCGATAATACCTACGCCCATAAATAAGGCACCTTTATATAATGCGTGATTCATCAGATGGAATAGTGCTGCAAATAAAATCATGCCATAAATTTTTGACAACTCACCTGTTGGATGTTGTGCAAAGCCACCTCCAAGGCCTACCATAGAAACAATCATTCCTAATTGACTAATGGTTGAGTAAGCTAATATTGCTTTCATATCAAATTGTCTTGTGGCATTCACTGCACCAAAAATCATCGTAATTAAACCAACAAATGTGACACTATAAATGTAAAAATCACTTAATCCTAATACAGATGTAAATCTAAATAGTAAAAAGATACCTGCTTTTACCATAGTAGCTGAATGTAGATACGCACTCACAGGTGTCGGTGCTGCCATGGCTTTTGGTAACCATATATGGAAAGGAAATTGGGCAGATTTAGTAAATGCGCCAAGTAGTAGCAGGATGATAATTGGTATAAATAAATGACTTTGTGCAATTTTATCACTCTGTTCAATAATAGAAGTGATTGAATTCGTACCAGTTACAATGTAGATCATGATGAAACCTGCCAATAATGCCAGTCCACCAAATACTGTAATCATAAACGATTGAATTGCACCG
Protein-coding sequences here:
- the mnhB2 gene encoding Na+/H+ antiporter Mnh2 subunit B, with protein sequence MKENDVVLKTVTKIVVFILLTFGFYLFLAGHNNPGGGFIGGLVFSSAFLLMFLAFDVKQVLVALPLDFRILMICGSLLSFLTAVVPMFFGKPFLYQTDAYVQLPLLGEVHLTTVTVFEAGIVLAVVGVVVTVMLSISGGRS
- a CDS encoding DUF4040 family protein: MSLVYLLSTLILIMVILLFTLTNIKFQKYAGHIALLAPIVASVYFLYQLPSVMQGNFVSVKIPWLTLLDINIDFRLDGLSLFFSLLISLIGLAVVYYATQYLSKEHDNLPRFYVYLLLFMFSMLGIVTANNTILMYVFWELTSVSSFLLIVYWYSKGDSQFGAIQSFMITVFGGLALLAGFIMIYIVTGTNSITSIIEQSDKIAQSHLFIPIIILLLLGAFTKSAQFPFHIWLPKAMAAPTPVSAYLHSATMVKAGIFLLFRFTSVLGLSDFYIYSVTFVGLITMIFGAVNATRQFDMKAILAYSTISQLGMIVSMVGLGGGFAQHPTGELSKIYGMILFAALFHLMNHALYKGALFMGVGIIDHETGTRDIRRLSGLKKVFPITHIVMLLSALSMAGIPFLNGFLSKEMFFDGLVSTVELPQFNLTLTVIITVIGVIASIFTLVYGVYMIKEVFWGDYQQADLPKKSPHEPFLFTLPSAIMMILLPVIFFIPNLFGHNIILPALRSITIGEKVDQVAPHVSQWHGFNLPLILSLIVIVVGFIMALRINWKKYANQVKVKTITDLYLGSYKQFEHYSGYGIRSLMNNRLNHYITITLLIFSMVVIYGMIQAGFPEVHQIHVSDFGPIEVITLIVVFVLGIALTFIRQRLTMVVLNGIIGYCVTIFFILMKAPDLALTQLVVETITTILFIVSFSRLPNVPRAKVNKKREAVKIIVSLLMAVIVVTLVFIAQQGDSMPTISTFYHDAYKLTGGKNIVNAILGDFRAIDTLFEGMVLIIAGLGIYTLLNFKERRGQDERE